One Paenibacillus sp. FSL H7-0737 DNA segment encodes these proteins:
- a CDS encoding branched-chain amino acid transporter permease, translating into MTMSTFQQIITIAMVVLGTMMTRFIPFIIFPPGRPTPKYIQYLGRVLPSATIGLLVIYSLKNTNVLSGNHGLPELISVAIVALLHLWRRNMLLSIAFGTIAYMVLIQI; encoded by the coding sequence ATGACGATGTCTACTTTTCAGCAGATCATTACAATTGCCATGGTTGTGCTAGGCACGATGATGACACGTTTTATTCCGTTCATTATTTTCCCACCGGGACGTCCAACCCCAAAGTACATTCAATACCTAGGTAGAGTTCTTCCATCAGCAACGATTGGACTCCTTGTTATTTATAGCCTAAAGAACACTAACGTATTGTCCGGTAATCACGGATTACCGGAGCTAATATCCGTCGCAATCGTCGCGTTGCTTCATCTCTGGCGAAGAAATATGCTATTATCCATAGCATTCGGTACAATCGCTTATATGGTATTGATTCAGATATAA
- a CDS encoding aminotransferase-like domain-containing protein — translation MPINSFVNYPMSWRPDRHTLKRPIYHSIASLLEQDIASGLLVPGTKLPPQRELADFLDVNFTTITRAYKLCEAKGLIYAITGSGTFVATNATRSIAISKDKISHDCIDLGLVASFEQSNSIVAQVARRVMHRGNIEELLNYNDPTGMPHHKLAGLSWMQAFGIQANINNIAIASGGLNALVITLFALFEPGQRIAVDVFTYSNFIELARMYRIQLVPIPGDTSGMLPQVLDNQCQLLDIRGIFLMPSCTNPTTVMMTDGRKREIANVIQKHNLLLIEDDIHAFLTAGHLEEYKQPMYSLLPDQTIYISSTTKSICSGLRIAYIVFGEKFKERIERAIFNINVKTSSLDAEIISELIVSGSAAEIVAYKKELVQAANKLFSTYFPQTAAEGHPLSFFKWIPLSGYRTAAELESELLQQGVRIFHSDWFLSGASTPDKYVRVALSSSSSLDELDTGLKILKQHMSLD, via the coding sequence ATGCCGATCAATTCTTTTGTTAATTACCCGATGTCGTGGCGACCTGACAGACATACGCTGAAGCGTCCGATCTATCATTCCATAGCCTCATTGCTTGAACAAGATATAGCTAGCGGTCTTTTGGTACCCGGAACGAAGCTTCCCCCTCAACGTGAGCTAGCGGATTTTTTAGATGTTAATTTCACAACAATTACACGCGCTTATAAGCTATGCGAAGCTAAAGGACTCATCTATGCTATTACAGGAAGTGGTACCTTTGTGGCAACGAATGCAACGCGCTCGATAGCAATATCGAAGGACAAAATTTCTCATGACTGTATTGATCTGGGGCTAGTTGCTTCGTTTGAGCAGAGTAACTCGATCGTAGCTCAGGTCGCAAGAAGGGTTATGCATAGAGGCAATATAGAGGAACTATTAAATTACAATGATCCTACAGGAATGCCACATCATAAACTGGCAGGCCTATCATGGATGCAAGCATTTGGGATACAGGCAAATATCAATAACATCGCAATTGCATCCGGTGGCCTGAATGCGTTAGTCATTACGTTATTTGCTCTCTTCGAACCTGGACAACGGATTGCCGTTGATGTATTCACCTATTCTAATTTTATTGAGCTTGCCCGAATGTATCGTATTCAGCTTGTTCCGATTCCAGGCGATACCTCTGGAATGCTACCACAAGTGCTGGATAACCAGTGCCAGCTGCTGGATATACGTGGTATATTCCTGATGCCTTCTTGTACAAATCCTACAACAGTTATGATGACTGATGGGCGGAAGCGTGAAATTGCTAACGTTATCCAGAAACATAACTTGCTGCTCATAGAAGATGATATTCATGCGTTCTTAACGGCAGGTCATTTAGAAGAATACAAACAACCGATGTACTCATTGCTTCCTGATCAGACCATCTATATTAGCAGTACGACAAAATCTATTTGCTCTGGACTTAGGATTGCTTATATCGTATTTGGAGAGAAATTCAAAGAGAGAATTGAGCGGGCTATTTTCAATATTAATGTGAAGACATCCTCCCTAGATGCCGAGATTATTTCTGAGCTTATTGTATCGGGGAGTGCTGCTGAGATTGTCGCATATAAAAAAGAACTGGTCCAAGCTGCGAACAAGCTATTTTCGACATATTTTCCACAAACAGCAGCCGAAGGGCACCCCTTAAGTTTTTTTAAATGGATTCCCTTATCAGGATACCGTACAGCCGCTGAACTGGAGTCAGAACTGTTACAACAAGGCGTTCGAATATTCCATTCCGATTGGTTTCTTAGTGGTGCCAGCACACCGGACAAGTATGTACGTGTAGCCTTATCGTCGTCATCCTCATTGGATGAGCTGGACACTGGACTGAAGATTCTGAAGCAACATATGTCCTTAGACTAG
- the dagF gene encoding 2-dehydro-3-deoxy-phosphogluconate aldolase, giving the protein MTISQRFYKGRTALNVLAKDIANAKEIYEAAEGYVLVGVLSKDYKSVEEAVTAMKQYGQEIEDAVSIGLGAGDNRQAAIVAEIAKHYPGSHINQAFPVVGATRANLGGKDSWINSMIAPSGHAGYVNISTGVFSAAQSEAAIVPIASAIALVRDMGGNALKYFPMEGLSREEEYRSVAKACAEAGFALEPTGGIDMDNFEEILEIALEAGVPQVIPHVYSSIIDKESGQTRTQDVRDLLGIMKRLTDKYA; this is encoded by the coding sequence ATGACGATTTCACAACGTTTTTATAAGGGCCGCACCGCATTAAATGTACTCGCTAAAGATATCGCTAATGCTAAAGAGATTTATGAAGCGGCGGAAGGATATGTGCTGGTCGGTGTGCTATCTAAGGATTATAAGTCGGTAGAAGAAGCCGTAACAGCCATGAAGCAATATGGTCAAGAGATTGAAGATGCGGTATCCATTGGCTTAGGTGCAGGGGATAATCGCCAAGCGGCAATTGTGGCCGAGATTGCTAAGCATTATCCGGGTAGTCATATTAACCAGGCATTCCCGGTGGTTGGAGCTACACGCGCTAATCTTGGTGGGAAAGACAGTTGGATCAACAGCATGATCGCCCCTTCTGGTCACGCTGGTTATGTGAATATTTCTACAGGAGTCTTCAGCGCTGCGCAGAGTGAAGCGGCGATTGTACCTATAGCATCGGCAATTGCGCTTGTTCGGGATATGGGTGGTAATGCACTGAAGTATTTCCCGATGGAGGGATTAAGCCGTGAAGAGGAATACCGCTCTGTCGCTAAGGCCTGTGCTGAGGCAGGGTTCGCACTCGAACCAACCGGTGGAATTGATATGGACAATTTCGAGGAAATACTAGAGATTGCGCTTGAAGCAGGGGTGCCACAAGTGATTCCGCATGTCTACTCATCCATTATCGATAAAGAATCGGGCCAGACCCGGACCCAGGATGTGCGTGATTTGCTTGGAATTATGAAGAGGCTGACAGATAAATATGCCTAA
- a CDS encoding sugar kinase has protein sequence MPKRIGAFGEVMMRLQVPGVQLLSQGNSLNYSFSGTGVNVSAALARFGHEGYLISRLPTTSLGEAAAAYLRKLGISSSLVIRGGEYLGLYFLENGFGARPSKVTYSNRLESSFNTAPEETYNYEEIARSLDVIHFCGITLAMNDSVRHHMKSLARAVKQQGGTVIFDCNYRPSLWGPEGYSQAKPHYEEMLQLADIVMMNEKDAIFILGISTEQAEREEQLIELIPAVAKHYDISVIAGTHRSIHGDNSHSLRGFLYKNQSFFFSDTLRFLVYDRIGAGDAYTSGIVHGELTGFTPEQTVRFAAAASMLAHTVEGDTPMASEADILRAMTLSVGDVER, from the coding sequence ATGCCTAAACGAATCGGGGCATTCGGAGAAGTGATGATGCGTCTGCAGGTGCCGGGAGTTCAGCTGCTATCCCAGGGAAACAGCTTAAACTATTCATTCTCTGGTACCGGGGTTAATGTCAGCGCTGCACTGGCACGCTTCGGGCATGAAGGTTATTTGATTTCCCGTTTGCCGACTACTTCCTTGGGAGAGGCCGCCGCCGCGTATTTGCGGAAGCTGGGCATCTCTTCTAGCCTCGTTATACGAGGAGGAGAATATCTGGGCTTGTATTTCTTGGAGAACGGATTTGGTGCACGTCCAAGCAAGGTAACTTACAGCAATCGTCTGGAGAGTAGCTTCAATACGGCTCCTGAGGAAACTTATAATTATGAAGAGATTGCGCGAAGCCTGGATGTGATCCATTTCTGCGGCATTACGCTGGCTATGAACGATAGTGTACGTCATCATATGAAATCCTTGGCTAGAGCTGTCAAGCAGCAGGGTGGGACTGTTATCTTTGATTGCAACTATCGTCCGTCCTTGTGGGGACCGGAAGGCTATTCACAAGCGAAGCCGCATTACGAGGAGATGCTGCAGCTGGCCGATATCGTAATGATGAATGAGAAGGACGCAATCTTTATCTTGGGGATCAGCACTGAACAAGCTGAACGTGAAGAGCAACTGATCGAACTGATTCCAGCAGTTGCGAAGCATTACGATATCTCGGTGATCGCAGGCACCCATCGCAGTATTCATGGCGACAACTCACATTCACTGCGTGGGTTTCTTTATAAGAATCAGAGCTTCTTCTTTTCGGATACGCTGAGATTTCTCGTCTATGATAGAATAGGGGCTGGAGATGCCTATACGAGCGGAATTGTGCATGGCGAGCTAACAGGATTTACACCTGAGCAGACAGTACGGTTTGCCGCTGCCGCTAGTATGTTAGCCCATACTGTCGAGGGCGACACTCCCATGGCTTCAGAAGCGGATATACTTCGAGCTATGACTCTATCCGTAGGCGATGTAGAAAGGTAG
- a CDS encoding ROK family protein encodes MRILAVDIGGTNTKMCICDKLGNVHNFKEHATESHLGGPHVISRLLDKIAENDDFDAIAISTAGQVNAEEGIIVYANENIPRYTGMKIKEIVTNHFHKPVMVENDVNSAALGEAHYGAAQNFNNFLCLTFGTGIGGAIVLNRQIYKGADGVAAEFGHILTHPLSDAVEGLPFYEKYASTTALVKMAQQADPECTDGKVLFDKIHKGDEALKQILDSWVTEVSAGLASIIHIFNPSAIIIGGGVMEQEDLVQRVEERTKSLIMESFAGVRIVKASLGNKAGLLGASSLFAH; translated from the coding sequence ATGAGAATTCTCGCTGTAGATATTGGCGGTACCAATACCAAGATGTGTATATGCGATAAACTTGGGAATGTTCATAACTTTAAGGAGCATGCAACTGAGAGCCACTTGGGAGGGCCGCATGTAATCTCAAGATTGCTTGATAAAATTGCAGAAAATGATGATTTTGATGCCATTGCTATAAGTACGGCCGGTCAAGTCAATGCTGAAGAAGGAATTATAGTCTATGCTAACGAAAATATACCTAGATATACAGGGATGAAGATTAAGGAAATTGTAACTAATCATTTTCATAAACCTGTTATGGTAGAGAACGATGTGAATTCAGCAGCATTAGGCGAGGCTCATTATGGTGCTGCCCAGAACTTTAACAATTTCTTATGCTTGACGTTTGGCACGGGCATTGGTGGTGCCATTGTATTGAACCGCCAAATCTATAAAGGAGCAGATGGGGTGGCGGCCGAATTTGGTCATATCCTGACACATCCATTGTCAGATGCGGTGGAGGGACTGCCTTTTTATGAGAAGTATGCTTCAACCACTGCTTTAGTCAAGATGGCTCAGCAAGCAGATCCCGAATGTACAGACGGAAAAGTCCTTTTTGATAAAATTCACAAAGGGGACGAAGCTCTGAAACAGATCTTGGATTCATGGGTAACTGAGGTGTCCGCGGGTTTAGCCTCAATTATTCATATTTTCAATCCATCCGCTATAATTATTGGGGGCGGTGTTATGGAACAAGAAGATTTAGTTCAAAGGGTAGAGGAACGGACGAAGTCTTTAATTATGGAGAGTTTTGCGGGTGTAAGAATTGTTAAGGCCTCACTTGGGAATAAGGCAGGCTTGCTTGGCGCTTCCTCTTTATTCGCACATTAA
- a CDS encoding GntR family transcriptional regulator: protein MQIANIIKDRILHGVYPIGLNIPSEPQLEQEFNVSKITVRGAIQELVQEGFLEKGSGKGTKVIRNTSSSKLSKWKKFTEILVDEGHQIRKQWLKAERVYNEVQSEAFRLFGERCIRLERIYSLNDIPYVHYTHYLVNGMDDLDLLDLNAQSLYELLEERSVSLEKLRDEFSVAVPPPDVEEILLLDKKCPLLKRTRYSYDELGKVTEYSVGFYNTELQNYVVNYEV from the coding sequence ATGCAAATTGCAAATATTATAAAGGATCGGATTCTACACGGAGTCTATCCTATTGGATTGAATATTCCTTCCGAGCCTCAGCTAGAGCAGGAATTCAATGTCAGCAAGATCACTGTACGCGGTGCCATTCAGGAGCTCGTCCAAGAAGGATTTCTGGAAAAGGGGAGCGGCAAGGGGACGAAGGTGATCCGTAATACCTCATCATCCAAGCTGTCCAAGTGGAAAAAATTCACGGAAATTCTAGTGGATGAAGGGCACCAAATTCGGAAGCAATGGCTGAAGGCGGAGCGAGTATATAATGAAGTTCAAAGCGAAGCCTTTCGTTTATTCGGCGAACGTTGTATACGCTTGGAACGCATATATAGTCTCAATGATATTCCATACGTTCATTACACGCATTATTTAGTAAATGGTATGGATGATTTAGATCTACTGGACTTAAATGCCCAGTCCTTGTATGAACTGCTTGAAGAGCGGAGCGTTTCCTTAGAGAAACTGCGTGATGAATTTTCCGTTGCCGTTCCTCCGCCTGATGTAGAGGAGATATTGCTCCTTGATAAGAAGTGTCCCTTGCTGAAGCGAACTCGTTATTCTTATGATGAGCTGGGCAAGGTAACTGAGTATAGTGTAGGCTTTTACAATACAGAGCTGCAGAATTATGTAGTGAACTATGAGGTGTAG
- a CDS encoding AzlC family ABC transporter permease, whose amino-acid sequence MRNNNKLYVAFRTAAPATFPILAAFLFLGIAYGIYMNVSGFHVIYTFLMSSLIYAGSMEFLTVHLLLGAYHPLSALLFALMVNARHLFYGISMLEKFKGTGLKKLYLIFGLCDESFTINYSAKIPEGVDRGWYMFFVTLLNHCYWVVGACIGGVFGSIFHMNMEGLEFVMTALFVVIFIEQWKSGSTHRSALVGVVISILCLIIFGRDSFMIPAMILIIAALTITRKQQEPVGETA is encoded by the coding sequence ATGCGTAACAATAACAAACTTTATGTAGCATTCCGCACCGCGGCTCCCGCTACCTTTCCCATTCTTGCCGCTTTTTTATTCTTGGGGATCGCCTACGGAATTTACATGAATGTATCAGGGTTTCATGTGATCTATACCTTTCTAATGAGCTCGCTTATTTATGCTGGATCGATGGAATTTCTAACGGTTCACTTGTTATTAGGTGCTTATCATCCATTAAGTGCATTATTGTTTGCTTTAATGGTTAATGCACGACATCTATTTTATGGCATATCTATGCTGGAGAAGTTTAAAGGTACGGGGCTGAAGAAGCTTTATTTGATTTTTGGTCTCTGTGATGAATCATTCACCATCAATTATTCCGCGAAGATCCCTGAAGGAGTGGATCGCGGTTGGTATATGTTCTTCGTCACGCTGCTAAATCATTGCTATTGGGTCGTAGGCGCTTGTATCGGGGGAGTATTCGGATCGATTTTTCACATGAATATGGAAGGTCTCGAATTTGTGATGACAGCACTATTCGTTGTTATCTTTATTGAGCAATGGAAGAGTGGATCGACCCATAGAAGTGCTCTAGTAGGCGTTGTTATCTCCATACTGTGCCTTATCATATTTGGACGTGACAGCTTTATGATCCCCGCAATGATCCTGATTATTGCAGCACTTACGATCACTCGTAAACAACAGGAACCGGTAGGTGAAACCGCATGA
- a CDS encoding N-acetylmannosamine-6-phosphate 2-epimerase, with the protein MNTENNVLKKIKHKLVVSSQALPEEPLHSPFIMGRMAYAAYLGGASGIRANSVADIQEIKKTVDLPIIGIIKRVYEGSEVFITPTLKEVDELYREGVDIIAMDATDRTRPDGSTISELFPHIRETYKDQLFMADCSTFEEAAKAVELGFDLVGTTLSGYTEYTKERSLPDFELVKQIVSNFSVPVIAEGGVSTPEELKKMFDLGVFSAVVGSAITRPMEITKRFVDAIQ; encoded by the coding sequence ATGAATACTGAAAATAATGTACTTAAAAAGATAAAACATAAATTAGTCGTCTCCAGTCAAGCCTTACCCGAAGAACCGCTGCATAGTCCGTTTATAATGGGAAGAATGGCTTATGCAGCATACTTGGGTGGTGCTTCAGGTATTCGGGCAAATAGCGTAGCGGATATTCAAGAAATTAAGAAAACAGTGGATCTACCTATCATTGGGATCATCAAAAGGGTATACGAAGGTTCTGAAGTGTTTATTACACCAACCCTGAAGGAAGTAGATGAGCTTTACCGCGAAGGGGTAGATATCATTGCTATGGATGCGACAGACCGGACTCGTCCGGATGGATCAACCATCTCAGAACTATTTCCTCACATAAGAGAGACCTATAAAGATCAACTGTTTATGGCAGATTGCTCTACATTTGAAGAAGCTGCTAAAGCCGTTGAGCTGGGGTTTGATCTTGTGGGAACTACCTTAAGCGGATATACAGAATACACCAAAGAGCGGTCACTTCCAGATTTTGAGCTAGTCAAGCAAATCGTAAGCAACTTCTCTGTGCCTGTGATAGCTGAAGGCGGTGTTTCCACTCCTGAAGAACTGAAGAAAATGTTTGATCTAGGTGTTTTTTCAGCAGTAGTCGGCTCAGCGATTACAAGACCAATGGAGATTACCAAAAGGTTTGTAGACGCTATTCAGTAG
- a CDS encoding DgaE family pyridoxal phosphate-dependent ammonia lyase produces MGNSLNAKYGLKRVINASGRMSILGVSAPSDTVMEAMKQGGQSYVEIADLVDKAGDYTARILGAEAALIVNSASSGIALSVAALVTQGNRRRSERLHQEAIPRNEIIILKGHNVQYGAPVETMVYLGGGKLIEVGYANEGRAEHIEDAICEQTAAILYVKSHHAVQKNMLSVEEAWEIANRRGIPLIVDAAAEEDLCKYVKYSDLAIYSGSKAIEGPTSGIIAGKRNYVEWVKVQLYGIGRSMKVGKETSFGLLQALEEYMVKEDKSDTEKASLQGLMVLNDLPGIRVTIVQDEAGRAIYRGRVQVDPQQAGITAKELVEGLQQGEIAIYTRDYGVKQGYFDIDPRPLLGDDLHVIVDSIHKLIGGQ; encoded by the coding sequence GTGGGGAATTCATTAAATGCGAAATACGGGCTTAAACGCGTAATCAATGCAAGCGGCAGAATGAGTATCCTGGGGGTGTCGGCTCCGTCTGACACAGTGATGGAGGCTATGAAGCAAGGCGGACAGAGTTATGTGGAAATAGCGGATCTGGTGGATAAAGCCGGAGATTACACGGCACGAATTCTCGGCGCTGAAGCAGCGCTTATCGTTAACTCAGCCTCCAGCGGTATTGCATTGTCCGTTGCGGCGCTAGTGACCCAAGGCAATCGGCGCCGCAGTGAACGTTTGCACCAAGAAGCCATTCCACGCAATGAAATCATCATTCTGAAGGGGCATAATGTACAGTACGGAGCTCCTGTGGAAACGATGGTCTATCTAGGTGGTGGGAAACTAATTGAGGTCGGTTATGCGAATGAAGGCCGTGCCGAGCATATAGAGGATGCCATTTGTGAGCAGACGGCTGCCATTCTGTACGTAAAGTCCCACCATGCAGTTCAGAAAAATATGTTATCCGTCGAAGAAGCATGGGAGATCGCAAACCGTAGGGGCATTCCACTAATCGTAGATGCCGCAGCGGAAGAAGACCTCTGTAAATATGTGAAATACTCTGACCTGGCAATTTATAGTGGTTCTAAAGCTATTGAAGGGCCTACATCCGGTATTATCGCCGGCAAACGTAATTATGTGGAATGGGTTAAGGTCCAATTGTATGGAATAGGACGCAGTATGAAGGTTGGTAAAGAAACTTCCTTTGGTCTGCTGCAAGCACTAGAGGAATACATGGTCAAGGAAGACAAGAGTGACACCGAGAAAGCGTCTTTGCAGGGATTGATGGTGTTGAATGATCTTCCGGGAATTCGTGTAACCATTGTGCAGGACGAGGCGGGCCGTGCCATCTATCGCGGCCGGGTTCAGGTTGATCCACAGCAGGCCGGAATTACGGCGAAAGAATTGGTAGAGGGGTTGCAGCAAGGCGAGATTGCGATCTATACCCGCGATTATGGAGTGAAGCAGGGATATTTCGATATTGATCCACGGCCGCTTCTGGGGGATGATCTGCACGTGATTGTAGACAGCATTCATAAATTAATAGGGGGACAATAA
- a CDS encoding MurR/RpiR family transcriptional regulator, producing the protein MRTISIFSSIHSKYNNLTNTEKKVADYVLENTRSVVYMSITDLADACDVGESSIFRFCKSLSYKGYQEFKIALAHSITVENEIPQLTDQILMDDTTEAVASKVLTTNVSALNETYNLIDIQKINEAIDYMINAERVSFFGVGSSLITAMEAKIKFMRITNKTECLMDSHLQMMSAALMSNRDVAVIISYSGSTKDSIEVAKKAKERGAKVVSITRFEKSPLTSYSDLTLLCGANEGPLQGGSLSAKISQLYLLDILYVEYFKKTSEQSIINKETTAAAVSEKLL; encoded by the coding sequence TTGCGAACAATCAGTATTTTTTCTTCTATTCATTCCAAGTACAATAATTTGACGAATACGGAGAAGAAGGTAGCGGACTACGTCCTGGAGAACACGAGAAGTGTTGTCTATATGTCGATTACTGATCTTGCAGATGCGTGCGATGTAGGTGAATCAAGTATTTTTCGATTTTGCAAATCTTTAAGTTATAAAGGGTATCAAGAGTTTAAGATTGCACTCGCTCATAGTATCACTGTGGAGAATGAGATCCCGCAGCTTACGGATCAAATTCTAATGGACGACACTACTGAAGCTGTGGCTTCCAAAGTGCTGACCACAAATGTAAGTGCGCTGAACGAGACCTATAATTTAATTGATATACAGAAGATCAATGAAGCTATTGATTATATGATAAATGCGGAACGAGTATCATTTTTCGGCGTAGGCTCTTCATTAATCACGGCGATGGAAGCCAAAATTAAATTTATGCGCATTACAAACAAAACGGAGTGTTTGATGGATTCACATCTTCAGATGATGTCTGCGGCGCTAATGTCTAACCGAGATGTAGCTGTAATCATTTCTTACTCCGGTTCAACTAAAGATAGTATCGAGGTTGCAAAAAAGGCGAAGGAACGAGGCGCTAAGGTGGTATCCATTACGAGATTTGAAAAGTCACCTTTAACGTCGTATTCGGATCTTACCTTACTTTGTGGTGCTAATGAGGGTCCTCTGCAGGGCGGTTCATTATCTGCTAAGATCTCACAACTCTATCTGCTGGATATTTTATATGTGGAATATTTCAAAAAGACTAGTGAGCAATCCATTATCAATAAAGAAACAACAGCTGCAGCAGTTAGTGAGAAGCTCCTATAA
- a CDS encoding YhcH/YjgK/YiaL family protein has product MILGSLSSWEEHSRYENSVIVETIEELKVILQLEPDLGRIEIRGNEIYVSIMALEAKSLEEQVAEKHEAYIDVHYLIEGEETIGWSPLQEGIEATKPYDAEADYALYPPSSDEILLTLKPGMFAVFFPHDVHRPGMGQPGMKIKKAVIKIHVGLLSS; this is encoded by the coding sequence ATGATCTTAGGTTCATTGTCATCTTGGGAAGAGCATAGCAGATACGAGAATTCAGTCATTGTAGAGACTATTGAGGAATTGAAAGTCATCTTACAACTCGAACCTGATCTCGGGCGAATCGAGATCCGCGGTAACGAGATATACGTTTCGATTATGGCGCTTGAGGCGAAGTCGCTAGAGGAACAGGTTGCTGAAAAGCATGAGGCTTATATTGATGTGCATTATCTGATCGAAGGTGAAGAAACGATTGGGTGGTCGCCCTTGCAAGAAGGAATCGAGGCTACTAAGCCTTACGATGCCGAAGCAGATTATGCGCTTTATCCTCCGTCATCCGATGAAATTTTGTTAACTTTGAAGCCGGGGATGTTCGCAGTCTTTTTCCCGCATGATGTACACAGACCTGGTATGGGTCAACCGGGCATGAAGATTAAGAAGGCTGTTATTAAGATACATGTAGGGTTATTAAGTTCATAG
- a CDS encoding amidohydrolase/deacetylase family metallohydrolase: MDERYVLRQVKRVSGEEIDIVIENGKIAEITPAGEAHGGQEWEGSGAYVSSGWIDMHVHAFREFDPYGDEIDEIGVRQGVTTLVDAGSCGADRIGDLALDASQAKTNVLAFLNISRIGLLRIDELSNLEWIDKEKILQSIRTYGEIIVGLKARISKSVVGASGIEPLHIARSLSMETGLPLMVHIGSAPPDIREVMPLLQRKDIVTHYLNGKENNLFAADGQPLQVLTEAIERGVHLDVGHGTASFSFKVAEAAKRNGIGLNTISTDIYRVNRLKGPVFSISNVLSKFLCLGYALDEIVAAVTSNAAEWLGRPELGRIQVGDPANLTLFTLQHKSAVLVDSEGEERMTDKVIHAKGVVIGGEFIKCEIRA, encoded by the coding sequence ATGGATGAAAGATACGTGCTCCGTCAGGTGAAACGAGTAAGCGGAGAAGAGATCGACATTGTAATCGAAAATGGCAAGATCGCTGAGATCACCCCGGCAGGTGAGGCGCATGGGGGGCAGGAGTGGGAAGGTTCAGGCGCGTACGTATCCAGTGGCTGGATCGATATGCATGTGCATGCCTTTCGCGAATTTGATCCGTATGGTGACGAGATCGATGAGATCGGTGTCCGGCAAGGGGTGACCACCCTAGTCGATGCTGGTAGCTGCGGGGCGGATCGGATAGGTGATCTGGCTCTGGACGCGTCTCAGGCTAAGACGAATGTGCTGGCTTTCTTAAATATCTCGCGGATCGGACTGCTAAGAATTGATGAATTGTCCAACTTGGAATGGATTGATAAGGAGAAGATCCTGCAATCCATCCGAACCTACGGGGAGATAATCGTGGGATTAAAGGCTAGGATCAGCAAAAGCGTTGTGGGTGCCAGCGGGATTGAACCACTGCATATCGCACGAAGCCTTTCAATGGAGACGGGGTTGCCGTTAATGGTACATATCGGTTCAGCACCGCCAGATATCAGAGAGGTTATGCCCCTTTTGCAGCGTAAGGATATCGTGACCCATTATCTCAACGGAAAAGAGAATAATTTGTTTGCTGCGGATGGTCAGCCGCTTCAGGTACTGACTGAGGCCATTGAACGGGGAGTTCATCTCGATGTGGGACATGGAACAGCAAGCTTCTCTTTTAAGGTAGCTGAGGCTGCTAAACGTAATGGTATTGGATTGAATACGATTAGCACGGATATCTATCGAGTGAACCGATTGAAGGGACCTGTCTTTAGCATTTCTAATGTACTTTCCAAGTTTCTATGTTTGGGCTATGCTCTGGATGAGATTGTGGCAGCGGTTACTTCCAATGCGGCGGAATGGCTGGGCAGGCCGGAGCTGGGCCGAATTCAGGTGGGAGATCCTGCAAACTTGACTCTCTTCACCCTGCAGCATAAGTCTGCAGTGCTTGTGGATTCTGAAGGAGAAGAAAGAATGACGGATAAAGTAATCCATGCAAAAGGAGTGGTTATAGGTGGGGAATTCATTAAATGCGAAATACGGGCTTAA